The following are encoded together in the Serratia odorifera genome:
- the ltrA gene encoding group II intron reverse transcriptase/maturase gives MIILNKVKPYLIDKTIIWRAWLAVKANKGSAGVDGMTIEAFEHNLARNLYKIWNRLSSGCYMPPPVKRVEIPKSDGKTRPLGIPTVSDRVAQMAVKMILEPQWDPLFSDSSFGYRPGKSAHDAVAQAKANCWKYEWVIDLDIRGFFDNLDHALLLKAVDHLHPAPWVRLCIVRWLKAEIIFPDGHRHSPEKGTPQGGVISPLLANLFLHYTQDKWLEKHYPNNSWERYADDSIIHCRSRREAGLLLSQLRERMKACGLELHPEKTRIVNCHPLTRRKNDGHYSFDFLGFTFRRRAARKIAGGLFTGFLPAISNKAQKAIVRTFRAWNIQRLTSLSAEEIADRINPQLRGWINYYGKFYPSEMNRLWRILDWRLVKWVRCRYKQYRWHQSRASEVLERIRQRNKSLFAHWKFMIRKG, from the coding sequence ATGATTATTTTGAACAAAGTAAAACCTTATCTGATCGATAAAACCATTATCTGGAGAGCCTGGCTGGCGGTCAAAGCCAACAAGGGATCAGCAGGTGTGGATGGAATGACAATTGAAGCGTTTGAGCATAATCTGGCCCGAAATCTTTACAAGATCTGGAATCGGTTAAGTTCTGGCTGTTATATGCCGCCGCCGGTGAAGCGGGTGGAAATTCCTAAGTCAGACGGGAAAACTCGTCCATTGGGGATCCCCACTGTCAGCGATCGGGTAGCACAGATGGCCGTCAAGATGATACTGGAACCGCAGTGGGACCCGTTGTTCAGCGATTCTTCATTTGGTTACCGACCGGGAAAATCGGCGCATGATGCCGTTGCACAGGCAAAAGCGAACTGCTGGAAATACGAATGGGTGATTGATCTGGATATCAGAGGCTTCTTTGATAATCTTGATCATGCTCTGTTGCTAAAGGCAGTGGATCATCTGCATCCGGCTCCATGGGTCAGGCTATGCATTGTGCGATGGCTGAAAGCTGAGATCATTTTCCCGGACGGGCATCGTCATTCACCAGAAAAGGGTACCCCGCAGGGCGGCGTCATCAGTCCTCTGCTGGCAAATCTTTTTCTGCACTACACCCAGGATAAATGGCTGGAGAAACACTACCCCAATAATTCATGGGAAAGGTATGCTGACGACAGCATTATTCATTGTCGAAGCCGAAGAGAAGCAGGTCTGCTTCTCAGTCAACTCAGAGAACGAATGAAGGCATGCGGGCTGGAACTGCATCCGGAGAAAACCCGAATAGTGAATTGCCATCCGTTGACCAGACGTAAAAACGATGGTCACTATTCCTTCGATTTTCTGGGTTTTACCTTCCGCCGCCGTGCAGCAAGGAAGATTGCAGGCGGTCTGTTCACCGGATTTCTACCGGCGATAAGCAATAAGGCCCAGAAAGCTATTGTCCGGACATTCCGGGCATGGAATATTCAGCGGCTGACAAGCCTGTCGGCAGAAGAAATCGCGGACAGAATTAACCCGCAACTACGTGGATGGATCAATTATTATGGGAAGTTTTATCCAAGTGAAATGAACAGGTTATGGCGAATACTGGACTGGCGGTTGGTAAAGTGGGTCCGGTGCCGCTATAAGCAATACCGGTGGCATCAAAGTCGCGCCAGTGAAGTACTGGAGCGTATCAGACAGCGGAATAAGTCGCTGTTTGCGCACTGGAAGTTCATGATCAGAAAGGGTTGA
- the tnpB gene encoding IS66 family insertion sequence element accessory protein TnpB (TnpB, as the term is used for proteins encoded by IS66 family insertion elements, is considered an accessory protein, since TnpC, encoded by a neighboring gene, is a DDE family transposase.), translating into MITLPSGSRVWLVAGVTDMRNGFNGLASRVQNVLNDDPFGGHLFIFRGRRGDMIKILWADEDGLCLFVKRLERGHFVWPSVSDGKIHLTPAQLAMLLEGLNWKHPQRVYPSGLRV; encoded by the coding sequence ATGATCACCTTGCCTTCAGGCTCCCGAGTTTGGCTGGTTGCCGGCGTGACCGACATGCGCAACGGCTTCAACGGTCTGGCGTCGCGCGTGCAGAACGTGCTCAACGACGACCCGTTCGGCGGCCATCTGTTCATCTTCCGCGGACGCCGCGGTGACATGATAAAAATACTGTGGGCCGATGAGGATGGCCTTTGCCTGTTCGTCAAGCGCCTGGAGCGCGGTCACTTCGTCTGGCCCTCCGTCAGCGACGGCAAAATCCACCTGACGCCAGCGCAGTTGGCCATGTTGCTCGAAGGCCTCAACTGGAAACACCCTCAGCGCGTATATCCGTCTGGCCTGCGCGTATAA
- the tnpA gene encoding IS66-like element accessory protein TnpA produces MYEYKPSRPFITEALRLRFEAGLSFRQIGEQLDVGMSAVHKLVQRFLRANLMWPLDDSWTADKLELTLYPSTRPRPDGDVQQRRPNYSNGFKLHLVELTMKPGVSVAHVARANDINANLLFNWRHQYKLGKLTPDNRQGAALIPVALSPAKTSDSPVPATGGSRRQTDLPHTTASALTCELLMPAGTLRLSGAVTAAMLQALVRELGEVGKP; encoded by the coding sequence ATGTATGAATACAAACCCTCCCGGCCCTTCATCACCGAGGCGCTCCGCTTAAGGTTCGAAGCCGGTCTTTCTTTCCGCCAAATCGGCGAACAACTTGACGTGGGCATGTCCGCTGTCCATAAACTGGTTCAGCGCTTCCTGCGGGCTAACCTTATGTGGCCGCTTGATGACAGCTGGACTGCTGACAAACTCGAGTTGACGCTCTACCCTTCAACCCGCCCCAGGCCAGACGGCGATGTTCAGCAGCGCAGACCCAATTACTCCAACGGCTTCAAACTCCACCTCGTTGAGCTAACGATGAAACCGGGTGTCAGCGTGGCTCATGTTGCGCGTGCCAACGATATCAATGCCAACCTGCTGTTCAACTGGCGCCATCAATATAAATTGGGGAAACTGACGCCTGATAATCGGCAGGGTGCTGCTCTGATCCCCGTCGCGCTTTCTCCCGCAAAAACGTCTGATTCACCTGTCCCGGCAACGGGCGGCAGCCGTCGCCAAACGGATTTACCCCACACAACAGCGTCAGCATTGACCTGTGAGCTGCTTATGCCCGCCGGAACATTACGCCTGAGTGGTGCTGTCACAGCAGCAATGTTGCAGGCGCTGGTCCGTGAACTGGGTGAGGTTGGAAAACCATGA
- a CDS encoding IS3 family transposase (programmed frameshift) translates to MKKTRYTEEQIAFALKQAETGTRVEEVCRKMGISEATFYNWKKKFGGMGVTELRRLRQLEEENHRLKRLVADLSLDKEMLQDVIRKKFLRPVQKREAVEYLLAAYRIGVRRGCRLMMQSRTVYNYRSCRDDRALTQRIREIAETRIRYGVQRIHILLRREGWLVNHKKTHRIYCLEGLNLRSKRPRRHVTARHRRIRPAVTAVDQCWSMDFVADNLFNGRRIRALTVVDNFSRECVAIEVGQGLRGDDVVAVMERIRQTQQRVPQRLQTDNGSEFISKTLDRWAYENRVTMDFSRPGKPTDNALVESFNGSLRDECLNMHGFLSLEDAQEKIEHWRQEYNQYRPHSSLNNQTPAEFIRSLQTGPDL, encoded by the exons ATGAAAAAGACACGTTATACCGAAGAACAGATCGCATTTGCCCTGAAACAGGCGGAAACCGGCACGCGCGTGGAGGAAGTGTGCAGAAAGATGGGGATTTCTGAAGCCACTTTTTACAACTGGAAGAAGAAGTTTGGCGGCATGGGCGTGACGGAACTGCGTCGGCTGCGCCAGTTGGAGGAAGAGAATCACCGCCTGAAACGGCTGGTCGCCGATCTCAGTCTGGACAAGGAAATGCTGCAGGACGTCATCCGAAAAAAGT TTCTGAGGCCGGTGCAGAAACGCGAGGCGGTCGAATACCTGCTGGCGGCGTACCGCATCGGGGTTCGCAGGGGATGCCGGCTGATGATGCAGAGCCGAACGGTCTACAACTACCGCAGCTGCCGCGATGACCGGGCCCTCACGCAGCGGATACGGGAGATTGCAGAAACCCGCATACGTTATGGTGTGCAGCGGATCCATATCCTGCTGCGGCGCGAGGGCTGGCTGGTTAACCACAAGAAAACCCATCGGATTTACTGTCTGGAGGGGCTGAACCTGCGGTCAAAACGCCCGCGGCGGCACGTGACGGCCAGGCACAGGCGTATCCGCCCGGCGGTGACCGCGGTGGATCAGTGCTGGAGTATGGATTTCGTTGCTGATAACCTGTTCAACGGACGCCGGATCCGTGCCCTGACTGTAGTCGATAATTTTAGTCGTGAATGCGTGGCGATCGAGGTAGGCCAGGGACTTCGCGGTGACGATGTGGTCGCCGTGATGGAACGGATCAGGCAGACACAGCAGCGTGTACCCCAGCGGCTACAGACGGACAACGGCAGCGAATTTATCTCGAAAACGCTGGATCGCTGGGCGTATGAAAACAGGGTAACGATGGACTTCTCACGCCCCGGGAAGCCCACAGATAACGCCCTGGTTGAGTCATTTAACGGCAGCCTGCGTGATGAATGTCTGAACATGCACGGGTTCCTGTCACTGGAAGATGCTCAGGAGAAGATCGAGCACTGGCGGCAGGAATATAACCAATACCGGCCACATTCCTCGTTAAATAACCAGACTCCGGCAGAATTTATCCGAAGCCTGCAAACAGGCCCGGATCTCTGA
- a CDS encoding inverse autotransporter beta domain-containing protein encodes MALPISLAFTPAMAARADKPTFLGTDTTVSALATRPYVLGPHETVSSVAKRYNMTPDALRKLNQFRTFAGGWEALRTGDELDVPVAPLPPVVWEGESKDKPGSTGAADSQDAGAHRVAGLASQAGGFLSSSARGEAAASMARGMATGAVGGEVQQWLSQFGTARVQLDADKNFSLKQSQLDLLVPLHEKKDRLVFAQGSVHRTDERTQTNLGVGYRWFNDGWMLGGNTFLDHDLSRSHTRMGVGLEYWRDFLKLGANSYHRLSSWKDSPDLTDYEERPANGWDLRAQAWVPALPQLGGKLTFEQYYGDQVGLFGKDARQSNPHAITAGVNYTPIPLLTFNAEHRQGQAGKSDARLGVEMRYQLGVPWQHQVDPAAVAAMRSLAGSRHDLVERNNNIVLEYRKKEVIRLRTAELVTGHAGERKSLGVVVNSKYGLERIDWSAPTLLAAGGKIVNDGPQGYGVVLPPYRTAAGSVNSYTVSGVAVDTKGNASNRSETQVTVLAPVISESLSSFLPASSVLLADGKGTRVLTLTLKDGQGQAVDVAASEIAVGAGGATRLPAGATISAPKQSADGTYEVTVTAGTRGEVLTLTPVVSGVTLAAARVNINDMTPAAAQSSFTAAPATLAADNQASTTLTLTLKNAAGDVLSGLASQLSLVMKDGGGTTRAAEAVTLGTLTESGEKGVYTATFKGAVAGTYTLVPEYNGSVLGDLSASVTLTAGVAVQATSHIVVDKASYASGGDIGLTVVLKDAQGNPVAGQEGGVVFCGDRRACGVARCMEWQCGRRVYRDVHGEGGRHRPEGELVAERLA; translated from the coding sequence GTGGCGCTGCCGATATCGCTGGCGTTCACGCCGGCGATGGCGGCACGCGCCGACAAGCCGACCTTCCTCGGGACAGACACCACGGTGTCTGCCCTGGCGACGCGTCCGTACGTGCTGGGTCCTCACGAGACCGTGAGTTCAGTGGCGAAGCGTTACAACATGACGCCGGACGCGCTGCGCAAGCTCAACCAGTTCCGCACCTTTGCGGGCGGCTGGGAGGCCCTCCGCACGGGGGACGAGCTGGACGTCCCGGTGGCCCCGTTGCCGCCGGTGGTCTGGGAGGGGGAGAGCAAGGACAAGCCCGGGAGTACGGGCGCGGCGGACTCGCAGGATGCGGGGGCGCACCGGGTGGCCGGTCTGGCGTCACAGGCGGGCGGCTTCCTGTCGAGCAGTGCCCGTGGTGAAGCCGCCGCGTCCATGGCGCGGGGAATGGCGACCGGCGCCGTCGGCGGTGAGGTGCAGCAATGGCTGAGCCAGTTCGGTACCGCCCGCGTGCAGCTGGACGCGGATAAAAACTTCTCGCTCAAGCAGTCCCAGCTCGACCTGCTGGTCCCGCTGCATGAGAAGAAGGACCGGCTGGTGTTTGCGCAGGGCAGCGTGCACCGCACCGACGAGCGTACCCAGACCAACCTGGGGGTGGGGTATCGCTGGTTCAATGACGGCTGGATGCTGGGTGGGAACACCTTCCTGGACCACGACCTGTCCCGGTCGCATACCCGGATGGGGGTGGGGCTGGAGTACTGGCGTGACTTCCTGAAGCTGGGGGCCAACAGTTACCACCGGTTGAGCAGCTGGAAGGACTCGCCGGACCTGACGGATTATGAAGAGCGTCCGGCCAACGGCTGGGACCTGCGGGCGCAGGCCTGGGTGCCGGCGCTGCCGCAACTGGGCGGCAAGCTGACCTTTGAGCAGTATTACGGCGACCAGGTGGGGCTGTTTGGCAAGGATGCGCGGCAGAGCAACCCGCACGCCATCACGGCGGGGGTGAACTACACCCCCATCCCGTTACTGACATTCAACGCGGAGCACCGCCAGGGGCAGGCCGGCAAGAGCGACGCCCGCCTGGGGGTGGAGATGCGTTACCAGCTGGGCGTGCCGTGGCAACACCAGGTTGACCCGGCCGCGGTGGCGGCGATGCGCAGTCTGGCCGGCAGTCGTCATGACCTGGTCGAGCGTAACAACAACATCGTGCTGGAATACCGCAAGAAAGAGGTTATCCGACTGCGTACGGCGGAGCTGGTGACGGGCCATGCGGGCGAGCGCAAGTCGCTGGGCGTGGTGGTCAACAGCAAATACGGGCTGGAGCGCATTGACTGGTCGGCACCGACCTTGCTGGCGGCCGGCGGAAAAATCGTCAATGACGGCCCGCAGGGCTACGGCGTGGTGTTGCCGCCGTACCGGACGGCGGCGGGCAGCGTGAACAGCTACACGGTTAGCGGCGTGGCGGTTGACACCAAGGGGAACGCGTCGAACCGGAGCGAGACACAGGTGACGGTGTTGGCTCCGGTCATCAGTGAAAGCCTGAGCAGCTTCCTGCCGGCCAGCAGCGTGTTACTGGCTGACGGCAAGGGCACGCGGGTGCTGACGCTGACGCTGAAGGACGGACAGGGCCAGGCGGTTGACGTGGCCGCGTCGGAGATAGCCGTAGGCGCGGGGGGCGCGACGCGTCTGCCGGCGGGGGCGACCATCTCGGCACCGAAGCAGAGCGCGGACGGCACCTATGAGGTGACGGTGACGGCGGGGACGCGGGGTGAGGTGCTGACCCTGACCCCGGTGGTCAGCGGGGTGACGCTGGCGGCGGCGCGGGTGAACATCAATGACATGACACCGGCGGCGGCGCAGTCGAGCTTTACGGCAGCGCCAGCAACCCTGGCGGCGGACAATCAGGCGAGCACGACGCTGACGCTGACGCTGAAGAATGCGGCAGGCGACGTGCTGAGCGGCCTGGCGTCGCAGCTGTCGCTGGTGATGAAGGACGGCGGCGGAACGACGCGTGCGGCCGAGGCGGTGACGCTGGGCACGCTGACGGAGAGCGGTGAGAAAGGGGTCTATACCGCGACGTTCAAGGGCGCGGTGGCCGGGACGTACACCCTGGTACCGGAATATAACGGGAGCGTGCTGGGCGACCTGAGTGCGTCGGTCACGCTGACGGCGGGGGTGGCGGTTCAGGCGACCTCGCACATTGTGGTGGACAAGGCGAGCTATGCCTCCGGGGGTGACATTGGCCTGACGGTGGTGCTGAAGGATGCACAGGGCAACCCGGTGGCCGGACAGGAGGGGGGGGTTGTCTTCTGCGGTGACCGCAGAGCATGCGGCGTTGCGCGGTGCATGGAGTGGCAATGCGGCCGGCGAGTATACCGCGACGTACACGGCGAGGGAGGCAGGCACCGACCTGAAGGCGAGCTTGTTGCTGAGCGGCTGGCGTAG